AGCGATCCGCAAGATCGCCGCGCGTACCGAAGTGAACAAGTCGCGCCGCACCCGCGTCCGCACCTTCCTGCGCAAGTTTCAGGAAGCCGTGACGGGTGGCGACGCCGAAGCCGCCAAGGGCGCTTTCGTCGAGGCCCAGTCCG
This DNA window, taken from Brevundimonas subvibrioides ATCC 15264, encodes the following:
- the rpsT gene encoding 30S ribosomal protein S20, whose translation is MANNPGAKKAIRKIAARTEVNKSRRTRVRTFLRKFQEAVTGGDAEAAKGAFVEAQSELMRAVTKGVVHKNTGSRKVSRLHAQLKKMSAA